One Acutalibacter muris DNA window includes the following coding sequences:
- a CDS encoding DUF1848 domain-containing protein: protein MIVSASRRTDIPARFSPWLFNRLKEGYTLVQNPMNPRQVSRVDLSPEGVDGLVLWTKNPLPMLPEFHRLDRYPYYLQFTLTPYGRDIEPGLPEKPELIEGFIKLSESLGRHRVIWRYDPILLSPKYSWDFHLSAFDRLAKRLSPYTEKCIFSFLDSYRCMARAVRELGVWYPSPDRQFGMARELAGIAGQYGLPLETCAEPLRLEELGIGHARCIDPELLSRIAGRPVKAKKASAQRPGCGCAHSVDIGMYSTCQNRCVYCYANHSKKALEEAARLHDPNGPLLIPQRR, encoded by the coding sequence GTGATAGTCAGCGCCAGCCGCCGCACAGATATCCCCGCCCGCTTCTCCCCCTGGCTCTTTAACCGGCTCAAGGAGGGCTATACCCTGGTTCAAAACCCCATGAACCCCCGGCAGGTAAGCCGGGTAGACCTGTCTCCAGAAGGAGTGGACGGGCTGGTGCTCTGGACAAAGAATCCGCTGCCTATGCTCCCTGAGTTTCACAGGCTTGACCGTTATCCCTACTACCTCCAGTTTACTCTCACCCCCTATGGCAGGGATATAGAGCCGGGCCTGCCTGAGAAACCGGAGCTTATAGAGGGCTTCATAAAACTCTCTGAGAGCCTGGGCCGCCACAGAGTCATATGGCGTTACGACCCCATACTGCTGTCTCCGAAGTACAGTTGGGACTTCCACCTGAGTGCCTTTGACCGGCTGGCGAAAAGGCTCTCGCCCTATACGGAGAAATGCATCTTCAGCTTTTTGGACAGCTACCGCTGTATGGCCAGGGCCGTCCGTGAGCTGGGGGTCTGGTACCCCTCCCCCGACCGGCAGTTCGGCATGGCCCGGGAGCTGGCCGGCATAGCCGGGCAGTACGGCCTGCCCCTTGAGACCTGTGCCGAACCTCTCCGGCTTGAGGAGCTGGGCATAGGCCACGCCCGGTGCATCGACCCGGAGCTTCTCTCCCGTATAGCCGGACGGCCCGTTAAAGCCAAAAAGGCCTCCGCCCAGCGCCCGGGCTGCGGCTGCGCCCATAGCGTGGATATCGGTATGTACAGCACCTGCCAAAACCGCTGTGTGTACTGCTATGCGAACCACAGCAAAAAGGCCCTTGAGGAGGCCGCTCGCCTCCACGACCCCAACGGGCCCCTGCTGATTCCGCAGCGCAGATAA
- a CDS encoding MerR family transcriptional regulator, giving the protein MTIKEVSETYGLSQDTLRYYERVGMIPRVTRSQSGHRDYQEKDLGWVELAKCLRNAGLTVEAIVEYVRLSLEGDSTIRQRYELLKRQREELVVQRQRMDEAIGRLEHKIDVYAQKLN; this is encoded by the coding sequence ATGACGATAAAAGAAGTAAGCGAGACCTATGGACTCAGCCAGGACACCCTGCGGTATTACGAGCGTGTGGGGATGATACCCCGCGTGACCCGGTCCCAGAGCGGGCACAGGGACTATCAGGAGAAGGACCTGGGCTGGGTGGAGCTGGCCAAGTGCCTTAGAAACGCCGGGCTGACGGTAGAGGCCATCGTGGAGTATGTGAGGCTCTCCCTTGAGGGGGACTCCACCATACGCCAGAGGTACGAGCTTTTAAAGCGGCAGCGGGAGGAGCTTGTGGTGCAGCGGCAGCGTATGGACGAGGCCATCGGACGGCTGGAGCATAAGATAGACGTATACGCCCAAAAATTGAATTGA
- a CDS encoding formate/nitrite transporter family protein, whose translation MKKLATFISAVLAGAAISIGGAVFLCTESRTAGAALFSVGLFAVCTLGLDLFTGKVCYIFQNPPAYTVRCGLIWLGNLTGTLLMGRLLRLTRLDVIEKAQGICEGKLSDGLLSVFLLAVFCNILIYLSVESYRENPHELGKYLGLFLGVVVFVQAGFEHCVANMFYFTVAGAWSGKTVLYLVVMTLGNAAGGVLFPLGKKLRARAEG comes from the coding sequence GTGAAAAAGCTTGCCACGTTTATAAGCGCGGTTTTAGCCGGGGCGGCCATCTCCATTGGCGGCGCGGTGTTCCTGTGTACCGAGAGCCGCACGGCGGGAGCCGCCCTTTTTTCGGTGGGACTGTTCGCGGTCTGCACCTTGGGCCTGGACCTGTTTACAGGAAAGGTCTGCTACATATTCCAGAACCCCCCGGCCTATACGGTCCGCTGCGGGCTCATATGGCTGGGGAATTTAACGGGGACGCTGCTGATGGGGAGACTGCTGCGCCTGACCCGGCTGGACGTGATAGAAAAAGCCCAGGGCATATGCGAGGGAAAGCTGTCGGACGGGCTTTTAAGCGTGTTTCTCCTGGCGGTATTCTGCAACATACTCATATACCTTTCGGTGGAGAGCTATAGGGAGAATCCCCATGAGCTGGGGAAGTACCTGGGGCTGTTCCTGGGTGTGGTGGTCTTTGTCCAGGCAGGCTTTGAGCACTGCGTGGCCAATATGTTCTACTTCACCGTGGCCGGGGCCTGGAGCGGTAAAACGGTGCTGTATCTTGTGGTGATGACCCTGGGCAACGCGGCGGGCGGGGTACTGTTCCCTCTGGGAAAGAAGCTGCGGGCAAGGGCGGAAGGTTAA
- a CDS encoding glycerophosphodiester phosphodiesterase family protein, whose protein sequence is MVWLVLVLALLLVLFILWLWLIGPQMNKKPDFGAFAGFDYAHRGLHELSDGVPENSLAGFRLAEEKGYGMEFDLQLTKDKQVVVHHDPTLKRSCGEEVTIADLTYEQLRKYRLFGTSEHIPLFREVLGALKGRTPLIIELKGYNDPAELCGLAMKELEGYKGPYCVESFDPRIVAWFRENRPEIVRGQLMCRFKKGDEGMDAFKAFCATHMLTNFHTRPNFEAYDIHTRDIPSMGFSKGLLGMQEVSWTIRNEDEYSRAKKLNSLVIFEHIRP, encoded by the coding sequence ATGGTTTGGTTAGTTTTGGTGTTGGCTTTACTTCTTGTGCTCTTTATTCTCTGGCTCTGGCTTATAGGGCCGCAGATGAACAAGAAGCCGGACTTCGGGGCCTTTGCGGGCTTTGACTATGCCCATAGAGGTCTGCATGAGCTCTCGGACGGCGTTCCTGAGAACAGCCTTGCGGGCTTCAGGCTGGCCGAGGAGAAGGGCTATGGCATGGAGTTCGATTTGCAGCTTACCAAAGACAAGCAGGTGGTGGTGCACCACGACCCCACCCTAAAGCGCAGCTGTGGCGAGGAGGTGACCATAGCGGATCTGACCTATGAGCAGCTCCGGAAATACAGGCTTTTCGGCACATCTGAGCATATCCCCCTGTTCAGAGAGGTGCTGGGGGCACTAAAAGGCCGCACGCCGCTTATTATTGAACTCAAGGGCTATAACGACCCGGCGGAGCTCTGCGGGCTTGCCATGAAGGAGCTGGAGGGCTATAAGGGCCCTTACTGTGTTGAGAGCTTCGACCCGCGGATAGTGGCGTGGTTTAGGGAGAACAGGCCGGAGATTGTGCGGGGCCAGCTTATGTGCAGGTTTAAAAAGGGCGACGAGGGCATGGACGCCTTCAAGGCCTTCTGCGCCACACATATGCTGACAAACTTCCACACCCGCCCCAACTTCGAGGCCTATGATATCCACACCAGGGATATTCCGTCTATGGGGTTTTCCAAAGGGCTTTTGGGGATGCAGGAGGTCAGTTGGACGATTAGAAACGAGGACGAGTATAGTAGGGCGAAGAAGCTTAATAGCTTGGTGATTTTTGAACATATTCGGCCGTAA
- a CDS encoding M3 family oligoendopeptidase, which yields MKFSEMPYARPDMDSLFKQLDNLTAQLQDAPDAQAQLEIFDAKDKLMSRFNTLSSICSIRNTVDTRDKFYEEEQEYLDGQYPLVSEKVQAFNKVLVTSPFRRELEEKLGALLFTNIELELKSFSPEIVPLLQEENRLSTEYQKLYASARIEFMGKTVTIAQLGPYKQDPDRTVRKAAIEAEGGFFDQHRQELDELYDKLVKNRTEQAKKLGFENYVPLGFIRMGRNCYTPEDLSSFRSQVVRDLVPLTVKVKARQAKRLGIDDFKFYDNTFMFKGGSAKPQGTPEEIMAAGRRMYHELSEETGEFIDLMLENELFDVLAKEGKAPGGYCTSLPDYKYPFIFSNFNGTSGDVDVLTHEAGHAFANFIADRTIPVPDNRWPSMEGCETHSMSMEFLTAPWHHLFFGEQTQKYELSHAEDALSFIPYGCLVDHFQYEVYSHPEMTPQERNETWARLDKMYRPYLDFEGLPFYGRGAGWQRQMHIYQSPFYYIDYCLAQVMSLQFFALSLKDRDEAWKKYMDFVRLGGTKTFIGLAHSVNMRSPIDEGCVKDVCTATFEWTEQHLVE from the coding sequence ATGAAATTTTCTGAAATGCCCTATGCCCGCCCGGATATGGACAGTCTCTTTAAACAGCTGGACAACCTGACCGCCCAGCTACAGGACGCCCCCGACGCCCAGGCCCAGCTGGAAATCTTCGACGCGAAGGATAAGCTGATGTCCCGTTTTAACACCCTTTCCAGCATCTGTTCCATCCGCAATACCGTGGACACCCGGGATAAGTTCTATGAGGAGGAGCAGGAGTATCTCGACGGACAGTACCCGCTGGTTTCCGAAAAGGTGCAGGCCTTTAACAAGGTTCTGGTGACCTCTCCCTTCCGCAGGGAGCTTGAGGAGAAGCTGGGAGCGCTGCTGTTTACGAATATAGAGCTGGAGCTCAAGTCCTTTTCCCCGGAAATTGTCCCTCTCCTGCAGGAGGAAAACCGGCTTAGCACTGAGTATCAGAAGCTGTACGCCAGCGCCCGCATCGAGTTTATGGGCAAGACCGTCACCATCGCCCAGCTGGGGCCCTATAAGCAAGACCCGGACCGCACGGTGCGCAAGGCGGCAATAGAGGCCGAGGGCGGCTTCTTTGACCAGCACAGGCAGGAGCTTGACGAGCTGTACGATAAGCTGGTGAAAAACCGCACAGAACAGGCTAAAAAGCTGGGCTTTGAAAACTACGTGCCCCTGGGCTTTATCCGCATGGGCCGCAACTGCTATACCCCCGAGGACCTTAGCAGCTTCCGCAGCCAGGTGGTCCGGGACCTGGTGCCCCTGACCGTCAAGGTCAAGGCCCGTCAGGCCAAGCGCCTTGGAATAGACGACTTCAAGTTCTACGACAACACCTTTATGTTCAAGGGCGGCTCCGCCAAGCCCCAGGGCACCCCCGAGGAAATAATGGCCGCCGGCAGAAGGATGTACCATGAGCTCTCAGAGGAGACCGGGGAATTTATCGACCTTATGCTGGAGAACGAGCTCTTTGACGTGCTGGCCAAGGAGGGTAAGGCCCCGGGCGGGTACTGCACCAGCCTGCCCGACTATAAGTACCCCTTTATCTTCTCCAACTTCAACGGCACCTCCGGGGACGTGGACGTGCTCACCCACGAGGCGGGCCACGCCTTCGCAAACTTCATCGCCGACCGCACCATACCTGTCCCCGACAACCGCTGGCCCAGCATGGAGGGCTGCGAGACCCACTCCATGAGCATGGAGTTTCTCACCGCCCCCTGGCACCACCTGTTCTTCGGGGAGCAGACCCAAAAATACGAGCTCTCCCACGCCGAGGACGCTTTAAGCTTTATCCCATACGGCTGCCTTGTGGATCACTTCCAGTACGAGGTCTACAGCCACCCGGAGATGACCCCACAGGAGCGCAACGAGACCTGGGCGCGGCTTGACAAAATGTACCGCCCATATCTTGACTTTGAGGGTCTCCCCTTCTACGGCCGGGGCGCGGGCTGGCAGCGGCAGATGCACATTTACCAGAGCCCCTTCTACTATATCGATTACTGCCTGGCCCAAGTGATGAGCCTGCAATTTTTCGCCCTGTCCCTAAAGGACCGTGACGAGGCCTGGAAAAAGTATATGGACTTTGTCCGTTTGGGCGGCACCAAGACCTTTATCGGCCTGGCCCACTCCGTTAATATGCGCTCGCCCATCGACGAAGGCTGCGTCAAGGACGTATGTACGGCAACTTTTGAGTGGACAGAGCAGCATCTTGTGGAGTAA
- a CDS encoding DUF3784 domain-containing protein translates to METSDIIGLVITIIVGLGLIGLSVPLLMGRCAGLIAGYSTMTKEERKTWDVSALAKFTGRILLIIGLLTLVLMPVMCLCEIPWLTWVYSLAVIGLGVFAAVWCNTGNRFRK, encoded by the coding sequence ATGGAAACCTCCGATATTATCGGACTGGTTATCACGATTATAGTGGGACTTGGACTTATCGGGCTCTCTGTGCCGCTGCTCATGGGCAGGTGCGCCGGACTCATCGCCGGGTACAGCACCATGACCAAGGAGGAGCGCAAGACCTGGGACGTGTCGGCCTTGGCCAAGTTCACCGGGAGGATCCTGCTGATAATCGGCCTGCTGACCCTGGTGCTCATGCCCGTGATGTGCCTTTGCGAGATCCCCTGGCTGACGTGGGTGTACTCCCTTGCCGTAATAGGGCTGGGCGTGTTCGCGGCGGTCTGGTGCAATACCGGGAACAGGTTCAGGAAATAG
- the gpmI gene encoding 2,3-bisphosphoglycerate-independent phosphoglycerate mutase, giving the protein MKKPLVLMILDGFGIAPKEGNAIVAASTPNLDRILKENPVTKIGASGLDVGLPDGQMGNSEVGHTNIGAGRIVYQELTRITKSAEEGDMEKNPALVHAMQSAKENGKALHFMGLLSDGGVHSHNTHLYALLKMAKKTGLEKVFVHCFLDGRDVPPSSGKDYVKELMEKLQEIGVGKVATVMGRYYAMDRDNRWERVEKAYAAMVYGEGQKAECPVCAVQHSYDENVTDEFVVPTVVEGAEPIESGDSVIFYNFRPDRAREITRTLVDPDFAGFERRGGFFPLTYVCMTQYDATMPNVDVAYKPESLENTFGEYLSKNDLTQLRIAETEKYAHVTFFFNGGVEKQYPGEDRILVKSPAVATYDLQPEMSAYEVTDKMVEAVKSGKYDALILNYANCDMVGHTGVFEAAVKAVEAVDTCIGRVEAAVKEMGGCILLTADHGNADRMVDDDGTPFTAHTTNPVPFCVINHPCELRSGGRLADIAPTMLKVLGLPQPAEMTGESIIK; this is encoded by the coding sequence ATGAAAAAGCCTCTTGTTCTGATGATACTTGACGGCTTCGGCATCGCCCCCAAAGAGGGCAACGCCATAGTCGCCGCCAGCACCCCCAACCTGGACCGCATTTTAAAGGAGAACCCCGTCACCAAAATAGGCGCCTCTGGCCTTGACGTGGGCCTTCCTGACGGGCAGATGGGCAACTCCGAAGTGGGCCACACCAACATCGGCGCTGGCCGGATAGTGTACCAGGAGCTCACCCGCATCACAAAGTCCGCGGAAGAGGGGGATATGGAGAAGAACCCCGCCCTGGTCCACGCCATGCAGTCCGCTAAGGAAAACGGCAAGGCCCTCCACTTTATGGGCCTCTTATCCGACGGCGGCGTGCACAGCCATAACACCCACCTGTATGCCCTTCTGAAAATGGCGAAAAAGACTGGCCTTGAGAAGGTGTTCGTCCACTGCTTCCTGGACGGCCGGGACGTGCCCCCCTCCAGCGGCAAGGACTATGTGAAGGAGCTCATGGAAAAACTCCAGGAAATCGGCGTGGGCAAGGTGGCCACGGTCATGGGCCGCTACTACGCCATGGACCGTGATAACCGCTGGGAGCGCGTCGAAAAGGCCTATGCCGCCATGGTCTACGGCGAGGGCCAGAAGGCCGAATGCCCGGTATGCGCTGTGCAGCACTCCTATGACGAGAACGTCACCGACGAGTTTGTGGTGCCCACGGTGGTGGAGGGCGCAGAGCCTATCGAGAGCGGCGACTCCGTTATCTTCTACAACTTCCGCCCCGACCGGGCAAGGGAGATAACCCGCACCCTGGTCGACCCGGACTTTGCGGGCTTCGAAAGGAGGGGAGGTTTCTTCCCCCTCACCTACGTGTGCATGACCCAGTACGACGCCACCATGCCCAACGTGGACGTGGCCTATAAGCCCGAAAGTCTTGAGAACACCTTTGGCGAGTACCTCTCCAAGAATGATTTGACCCAGCTGCGCATAGCCGAGACCGAGAAGTACGCCCACGTGACCTTCTTCTTCAACGGCGGCGTGGAGAAGCAGTACCCCGGCGAGGACCGCATACTGGTAAAGTCCCCCGCCGTGGCCACCTATGACCTCCAGCCTGAGATGAGCGCCTATGAGGTCACGGACAAAATGGTGGAGGCCGTGAAGTCCGGCAAATATGATGCGCTTATCCTTAACTACGCCAACTGCGACATGGTGGGCCATACCGGCGTGTTCGAGGCCGCCGTCAAGGCCGTGGAGGCCGTGGATACCTGCATAGGCCGGGTGGAGGCCGCCGTGAAGGAGATGGGCGGCTGCATACTCCTGACCGCCGACCACGGCAACGCCGACCGCATGGTGGACGACGACGGCACCCCCTTCACCGCCCACACCACCAATCCGGTGCCCTTCTGCGTCATAAACCACCCCTGTGAACTCCGCTCCGGCGGCAGGCTGGCGGACATCGCCCCCACCATGCTCAAGGTATTGGGGCTCCCCCAGCCCGCCGAGATGACCGGAGAGAGCATTATAAAGTAA
- the tpiA gene encoding triose-phosphate isomerase: MNKQLRKAVIAGNWKMNKTPAEAKELIAAIAPLVKDATVDVVACTPFVDLSAAQEAAEGTNLQIGAENCHWAKSGAFTGEVSAEMLSAMGVKIVIIGHSERRQYFGETDVTVHDRTRAALDAGLTVILCVGETLEQREQGITNELCAMQTKIALGGVSEEELKRIIIAYEPVWAIGTGKTATAEQANEVCAAIRETVKELYGCAAGDGITLQYGGSMNAGNAAELLAQPDVDGGLIGGASLKPQDFAAIVEAATKG, from the coding sequence ATGAACAAACAGCTTAGAAAAGCCGTAATCGCCGGCAACTGGAAGATGAACAAGACCCCCGCCGAGGCCAAGGAGCTCATCGCCGCCATCGCGCCCTTAGTGAAGGACGCGACAGTTGACGTTGTGGCCTGCACCCCCTTCGTGGACCTCTCTGCCGCCCAGGAGGCCGCAGAGGGCACCAACCTCCAGATAGGCGCAGAGAACTGCCACTGGGCCAAGTCCGGGGCCTTCACCGGCGAGGTCTCCGCCGAGATGCTCAGCGCCATGGGCGTGAAGATCGTCATTATCGGCCACAGCGAGCGCCGCCAGTACTTCGGCGAGACCGACGTGACCGTCCATGACCGCACCCGGGCCGCCCTGGACGCGGGGCTCACCGTCATTCTCTGCGTGGGCGAGACCCTTGAGCAGAGGGAGCAGGGCATCACCAACGAGCTCTGCGCCATGCAGACCAAAATAGCACTGGGCGGCGTGTCCGAGGAGGAGCTGAAGCGCATAATAATCGCCTACGAGCCCGTATGGGCCATCGGCACCGGCAAAACCGCCACCGCCGAACAGGCCAACGAGGTCTGCGCCGCTATCCGCGAGACCGTCAAGGAGCTCTACGGCTGCGCCGCCGGCGACGGCATCACCCTCCAGTACGGCGGCTCCATGAACGCCGGGAACGCCGCCGAGCTGCTGGCCCAGCCCGACGTGGACGGCGGCCTTATCGGCGGCGCGTCTCTGAAGCCCCAGGACTTTGCCGCCATCGTCGAAGCCGCCACAAAAGGTTAA
- a CDS encoding phosphoglycerate kinase, whose translation MNYLNKKTVEDIDVAGKRVLVRCDFNVPMKDGAITDTKRIVGALPTVKYLSDHGAKVILCSHMGRPHNIFNDTVKLDKKEKKKIDAMPESEQAEATAKCLEAAKGDVTKFSLAPVAAELGKLLGKEVIMAKDVIGPDAKAKAAALKDGDVMIIENIRFHSEETKNDPEFAKELASMAEIYVNDAFGTAHRAHASTEGVSHYLPAVCGYLIQKEITVMGGALTEPKRPFVAILGGAKVSDKIGVIDNLLTKVDTLIIGGGMAYTFFKAQGYSIGTSLCEEDKLDLAKATLEKAEKAGVKFLLPVDTKVGKEFDPDTESQVVDSSEIPDGWMGLDIGPKTIELFSAAIKGAGTVVWNGPMGVSEWDNFAKGTIGVASAVADSGSISIIGGGDSAAAVEKLGFAEKMTHISTGGGASLEFLEGKELPGIACLNEK comes from the coding sequence ATGAACTATCTGAACAAGAAGACCGTTGAGGACATCGACGTTGCTGGCAAGCGCGTACTGGTACGCTGCGACTTCAACGTCCCCATGAAGGACGGCGCTATCACCGACACCAAGCGCATTGTCGGCGCTCTGCCCACCGTCAAGTACCTCTCCGACCACGGCGCCAAGGTAATACTCTGCTCCCATATGGGCAGGCCCCACAACATCTTCAACGACACCGTGAAGCTGGACAAGAAGGAGAAGAAGAAGATCGACGCCATGCCCGAAAGCGAGCAGGCCGAGGCCACCGCAAAGTGCCTTGAGGCCGCCAAGGGCGACGTTACAAAGTTCTCCCTGGCCCCCGTGGCCGCAGAGCTGGGCAAGCTTCTGGGCAAAGAGGTCATTATGGCCAAGGACGTTATCGGCCCCGACGCCAAGGCCAAGGCCGCTGCCCTCAAGGACGGCGATGTGATGATAATCGAGAATATCCGTTTCCACTCCGAGGAGACCAAGAACGACCCCGAGTTCGCCAAGGAGCTGGCCTCTATGGCTGAAATCTATGTGAACGACGCTTTCGGTACCGCCCACAGGGCTCACGCTTCAACTGAGGGCGTGTCCCACTACCTGCCCGCCGTCTGCGGCTACCTTATCCAGAAGGAGATCACCGTCATGGGCGGCGCCCTCACCGAGCCCAAGCGCCCCTTCGTGGCAATCCTGGGCGGCGCGAAGGTCTCCGACAAGATAGGCGTTATTGACAACCTGCTCACGAAAGTTGACACCCTGATCATCGGCGGCGGCATGGCCTATACCTTCTTCAAGGCCCAGGGCTACTCCATTGGCACCTCCCTGTGCGAGGAGGACAAGCTGGACCTGGCCAAGGCCACACTGGAGAAGGCCGAGAAGGCCGGCGTGAAGTTCCTGCTGCCCGTTGACACCAAGGTTGGCAAGGAGTTCGACCCCGACACCGAGAGCCAGGTGGTGGACTCCAGCGAGATACCCGACGGCTGGATGGGCCTTGACATCGGGCCCAAGACCATTGAGCTGTTCTCCGCCGCTATCAAGGGCGCGGGCACCGTGGTCTGGAACGGCCCCATGGGCGTTTCCGAGTGGGACAACTTCGCAAAGGGCACCATCGGCGTGGCCAGCGCTGTGGCTGACAGCGGCTCTATCTCCATCATCGGCGGCGGCGACTCTGCGGCGGCCGTTGAGAAGCTGGGCTTTGCCGAGAAGATGACCCATATCTCCACCGGCGGCGGCGCCTCCCTCGAGTTCCTGGAGGGCAAGGAGCTGCCCGGCATTGCCTGCCTGAACGAGAAGTAA
- a CDS encoding GNAT family N-acetyltransferase produces MQSKGESTRQAICEKARELFCKRGFKGVAMQDICKATGLSRGGLYRHFDSTGQIFSAILEGFGGAQNRGIHEQIGRGVPASLILEELLCRYEYEIPDSGSSLSLAVCEFYSGSDSVNAPPILDWYESSRAGWEELIRYGLDTGEFSCPDPRGMFDLVVFAYQGARLWGRLMELPKGTPGRMLGQVRRLLLGPEMIRLERPRPEHKERALEFREGFFAHGEPTIFGSELLDKTESYDKWLESVTRNTDPKTVDPNWVLTDTYFALDGRDDIVGIIDLRHELNGFLKDLGNCGYSVRPAKRCHGYGSQMLGLLTVRAKAAGLSELHISVERDNAPSVRVIKGWGGVYERSFSHEGAGADVYVVPL; encoded by the coding sequence ATGCAAAGCAAGGGCGAAAGCACAAGACAGGCAATATGCGAAAAGGCACGGGAGCTGTTCTGCAAGCGGGGCTTCAAGGGGGTCGCCATGCAGGATATCTGCAAGGCCACAGGCCTCAGCCGGGGCGGGCTCTACAGGCATTTCGACAGCACCGGGCAGATTTTTTCCGCCATACTGGAGGGTTTCGGCGGCGCACAGAACCGGGGGATACACGAGCAGATAGGGCGCGGCGTACCAGCCAGTCTCATTTTAGAGGAGCTCCTCTGCCGCTATGAATATGAAATACCCGACAGCGGCAGTTCCCTGAGCCTTGCCGTCTGCGAGTTCTACAGCGGTTCAGATTCTGTAAACGCACCGCCAATATTGGACTGGTACGAGTCCTCCCGCGCCGGGTGGGAGGAGCTTATCAGGTACGGCCTTGATACCGGGGAGTTCTCCTGCCCGGACCCTCGGGGGATGTTTGACCTGGTTGTGTTCGCCTATCAGGGGGCACGGCTTTGGGGCAGGCTGATGGAGCTGCCAAAAGGCACTCCCGGCAGGATGCTGGGACAGGTGCGAAGGCTGCTGCTGGGGCCGGAGATGATAAGGCTTGAGCGGCCCAGGCCGGAGCATAAGGAGCGGGCGCTGGAGTTCCGGGAGGGGTTCTTTGCCCACGGCGAGCCCACTATCTTCGGCAGCGAACTTCTTGACAAAACCGAAAGCTATGATAAGTGGCTGGAATCAGTTACAAGAAATACCGACCCAAAGACCGTAGACCCGAACTGGGTGCTGACGGACACATACTTCGCCCTGGACGGCAGGGACGACATTGTGGGCATAATAGACCTGCGCCATGAGCTCAACGGCTTTTTAAAGGACCTTGGCAACTGCGGGTACAGTGTGCGGCCCGCCAAAAGGTGCCATGGATACGGCTCACAGATGCTGGGGCTTTTGACAGTCAGGGCGAAAGCGGCGGGGCTTTCAGAGCTTCACATCTCCGTGGAACGGGATAACGCCCCCTCTGTGCGGGTAATAAAGGGCTGGGGCGGGGTGTATGAGCGGAGCTTTTCCCATGAGGGCGCCGGGGCCGACGTGTACGTTGTCCCCCTATAG
- a CDS encoding nucleoside/nucleotide kinase family protein, whose protein sequence is MKHLIIAGVPRSGKSTLSRRVAKALGWQHVSMDAIIAGFERCFPETGIDTGLSVNKNKSSMEILHIISGKIGPFLRAMTDPEEYDRKNGPMVIDMYQLLPEDYAKYLDPDICGIIYLLTGDVTPEERCRIQKEFDTPEDYTYELSDQERLEGCGYLVEQSRLLREQCEHLGLPYFETARDRETVFDGIMEKLRRDVPEYEN, encoded by the coding sequence ATGAAACACCTGATAATCGCCGGGGTCCCCCGGTCCGGCAAGAGCACCCTGTCCAGGCGGGTAGCGAAAGCCCTGGGCTGGCAGCACGTAAGCATGGACGCGATAATCGCCGGTTTCGAGCGGTGCTTCCCGGAAACCGGCATAGACACCGGCCTCTCCGTGAACAAAAATAAGAGCTCCATGGAGATACTGCATATCATCAGCGGAAAGATAGGCCCCTTCCTGCGGGCCATGACGGACCCGGAGGAGTATGACCGGAAGAACGGTCCCATGGTGATAGATATGTACCAGCTTCTGCCCGAGGACTACGCGAAGTACCTGGACCCCGATATCTGCGGGATAATCTACCTGCTCACCGGGGACGTGACCCCCGAGGAGCGCTGCCGGATACAGAAGGAATTTGATACGCCTGAGGACTACACCTATGAGCTCTCCGACCAGGAGCGGCTGGAGGGCTGCGGGTACCTGGTGGAGCAGTCAAGGCTCCTGCGGGAGCAGTGCGAGCATTTGGGCCTGCCCTATTTTGAAACCGCCAGGGACAGGGAAACTGTTTTTGACGGCATTATGGAGAAGCTGCGGCGGGACGTGCCGGAATATGAGAATTGA